A window of the Microbulbifer aggregans genome harbors these coding sequences:
- a CDS encoding NAD(P)H-dependent oxidoreductase, giving the protein MNLFIINTHHYYPFSEGKLNAALVDIAREEAESAGHQVQITTMQDSYDVEAEIAKHEWADVVLLQIPVNWMGVPWSFKKYMDEVYTAGMSGRLCDGDGRHRDQPEKQYGSGGVLGDKRYMLSLTFNAPQAAFGDPAQFLFQGRSVDDLFFPTHMNFRFFDMKALETFVCYDVMKNPDTENDKLRFRHHLREQLGLNA; this is encoded by the coding sequence GTGAACCTATTCATCATCAATACCCACCATTACTACCCCTTCTCCGAAGGCAAACTGAATGCGGCCCTGGTCGATATCGCCCGTGAAGAGGCCGAGTCAGCGGGTCACCAGGTCCAGATCACGACGATGCAGGACAGCTACGACGTCGAAGCGGAGATCGCCAAGCACGAGTGGGCCGATGTGGTCCTGCTGCAGATCCCGGTTAACTGGATGGGGGTGCCCTGGTCATTCAAAAAATACATGGACGAAGTCTACACGGCGGGTATGTCCGGTCGACTTTGCGACGGCGATGGCCGGCATCGCGATCAGCCAGAGAAGCAGTATGGCTCTGGCGGCGTATTGGGGGACAAGCGCTACATGCTCTCCCTCACCTTCAATGCTCCGCAAGCGGCGTTCGGTGATCCAGCACAGTTCCTGTTTCAGGGGCGCAGTGTGGATGACCTGTTCTTCCCCACACACATGAATTTCCGCTTTTTTGACATGAAAGCGCTGGAAACCTTTGTCTGTTATGACGTGATGAAAAACCCGGATACGGAAAACGACAAGTTGCGTTTCCGTCACCATCTGCGTGAGCAACTCGGCTTGAACGCCTGA
- a CDS encoding winged helix-turn-helix transcriptional regulator has product MTVAETKVKAAREREEACLTPCPIERGMRIIGGKWKGSILWHLQDGPMRFNELTRQLGGASKKMVDQRLKEMEQQGLVSRHVLSTRPIAVAYEITEFGRSSLAVLDQLRAWAEQHQL; this is encoded by the coding sequence ATGACGGTAGCCGAAACCAAGGTCAAAGCGGCACGGGAACGTGAGGAGGCCTGCCTGACGCCCTGCCCGATCGAGCGGGGCATGCGGATTATTGGCGGCAAATGGAAGGGCTCGATCCTCTGGCACCTGCAGGACGGGCCAATGCGCTTTAACGAGCTGACGCGACAACTGGGTGGCGCCAGCAAGAAGATGGTCGATCAACGGCTGAAAGAGATGGAACAACAGGGACTGGTAAGTCGCCACGTGCTGAGCACGCGGCCGATCGCAGTGGCCTATGAGATCACCGAGTTCGGCCGTTCCTCATTGGCAGTCTTGGATCAACTGAGAGCCTGGGCGGAGCAACATCAGTTGTAG